One region of Cyanobium sp. M30B3 genomic DNA includes:
- a CDS encoding 4-(cytidine 5'-diphospho)-2-C-methyl-D-erythritol kinase, with the protein MAELSVCSPAKINLHLEVLGLRPDGFHELAMVMQTIELVDVLRLAPTADGRIALHCDHPHLPTDGGNLIVRAAELLRARSGLPELGAEIHLRKRIPIGAGLAGGSSNGAAALHGLNTIWGLGYSPAELEALAAELGSDMPYCLAGGTQLCFGRGERLEPLPAPTAPLAVLLLKHPDASVSTPWAYRRCRELRDDVYLHTEAEFEQRRQALRQGPLVRALAEGGALPPLRNDLQAVVEPEVSTVAEGLALLRSLESPLAVAMSGSGPSLFALFADLDQALAAQAQLAAQLAAAGFHSWACALRPGGVMLEG; encoded by the coding sequence ATGGCTGAGCTCAGCGTCTGCTCCCCGGCCAAGATCAACCTGCACCTGGAGGTGCTCGGCCTGCGGCCCGACGGCTTCCACGAGCTGGCGATGGTGATGCAGACCATCGAGCTGGTGGACGTGCTGCGCCTGGCCCCCACCGCCGATGGCCGCATCGCCCTGCACTGCGACCATCCCCACCTGCCCACCGATGGCGGCAACCTGATCGTGCGGGCTGCCGAGCTGCTGCGCGCCCGCTCCGGCCTGCCCGAGCTGGGCGCCGAGATCCACCTGCGCAAGCGCATCCCCATCGGCGCCGGCCTGGCGGGCGGCTCCAGCAATGGCGCCGCCGCGCTCCACGGTCTCAATACGATCTGGGGCCTGGGCTACAGCCCGGCCGAGCTGGAGGCGCTGGCCGCCGAGCTCGGCTCGGACATGCCCTACTGCCTGGCCGGCGGCACCCAGCTCTGCTTCGGCCGGGGCGAGCGGCTGGAGCCGCTGCCGGCCCCGACGGCGCCGCTGGCGGTGCTGCTGCTCAAGCACCCCGACGCCAGCGTCAGCACCCCCTGGGCCTACCGCCGCTGCCGCGAGCTGCGCGATGACGTCTATCTCCACACGGAAGCGGAGTTCGAGCAGCGCCGCCAGGCCCTGCGCCAGGGCCCCCTGGTGCGGGCCCTGGCCGAGGGGGGCGCCCTGCCGCCGCTCCGCAACGACCTCCAGGCCGTGGTGGAGCCCGAGGTCTCCACTGTGGCTGAGGGCCTGGCCCTGCTGCGCAGCCTCGAGAGCCCCCTGGCGGTGGCGATGAGCGGATCGGGCCCCAGCCTGTTCGCCCTGTTCGCCGATCTGGATCAGGCCCTGGCGGCCCAGGCGCAGCTGGCCGCGCAGCTGGCGGCCGCCGGCTTCCACAGCTGGGCCTGTGCCCTGCGCCCCGGGGGCGTCATGCTGGAGGGGTGA
- a CDS encoding YraN family protein: MVHQSSRQPSAAPRPHPRVAGGWAEQRALRLLQSRGWQLRARNWHCRWGELDLLLEKPDRLLLVEVKGRRSGVDGWGVAALQRGKRRRLERAWLCWLAEHPGEASRPVQLVYALVPLPPQRGAVRWIRAGF; encoded by the coding sequence ATGGTTCACCAGTCAAGCCGTCAGCCATCTGCTGCGCCCAGGCCCCATCCGAGGGTGGCCGGCGGCTGGGCCGAGCAGCGCGCCCTGCGGCTGCTGCAGAGCCGCGGCTGGCAGCTGCGGGCCCGCAACTGGCACTGCCGCTGGGGCGAGCTCGATCTGCTGCTGGAGAAGCCCGACCGCCTGCTGCTGGTGGAGGTGAAGGGCCGGCGCAGCGGCGTGGACGGCTGGGGGGTGGCTGCCCTGCAGCGCGGCAAGCGCCGGCGGCTGGAGCGGGCCTGGCTGTGCTGGCTGGCCGAGCACCCGGGCGAGGCCAGCCGCCCGGTGCAGCTGGTGTACGCCCTGGTGCCCCTGCCGCCCCAGCGCGGGGCGGTCCGCTGGATCCGGGCCGGCTTCTGA
- the gap gene encoding type I glyceraldehyde-3-phosphate dehydrogenase: MTIRIGINGFGRIGRLAFRRACSVADVEVVAINDLIDVEYLAYMLRYDSTHGRFGGEVAVENGQLVVNGKPIRISAERDPGNLKWGDVGADYVLESTGFFLTDESARAHISAGARRVVMSAPSKDATPMFVMGVNHTTYAGQEIVSNASCTTNCLAPMAKVVHDNFGIVSGLMTTVHATTATQKTVDGPSVKDWRGGRGAGQNIIPSSTGAAKAVGKVIPELNGKLTGMAFRVPTPDVSVVDLTVNLARPASYEQIKAAMKAASEGPMAGILGYTEDEVVSNDFLGESCTSVFDAKAGIALTDTFVKLVAWYDNEWGYSCKCIDLIRHMATVS; this comes from the coding sequence ATGACCATCCGCATCGGCATCAACGGCTTCGGCCGCATCGGTCGCCTCGCCTTCCGCCGCGCCTGCAGCGTCGCCGACGTGGAGGTGGTGGCGATCAACGACCTGATCGATGTGGAGTATCTGGCCTACATGCTCCGCTACGACTCCACCCACGGCCGTTTCGGTGGCGAGGTGGCGGTGGAGAACGGCCAGCTGGTGGTGAACGGCAAGCCGATCCGCATCAGCGCCGAGCGCGACCCGGGCAACCTCAAGTGGGGCGATGTGGGTGCGGACTACGTGCTGGAGAGCACGGGCTTCTTCCTCACCGATGAATCGGCCCGGGCCCACATCAGCGCCGGCGCCAGGCGGGTGGTGATGAGCGCCCCCTCCAAGGACGCCACGCCGATGTTCGTGATGGGCGTGAACCACACCACCTATGCCGGCCAGGAGATCGTCTCCAACGCCAGCTGCACCACCAACTGCCTGGCACCGATGGCCAAGGTGGTGCACGACAACTTCGGCATCGTGAGCGGGCTGATGACCACGGTGCACGCCACCACCGCCACCCAGAAAACGGTGGACGGCCCCTCGGTGAAGGACTGGCGCGGCGGCCGCGGCGCAGGCCAGAACATCATCCCCAGCTCCACCGGCGCCGCCAAGGCGGTGGGCAAGGTGATCCCCGAGTTGAACGGCAAGCTCACCGGCATGGCCTTCCGCGTACCCACCCCCGATGTGTCGGTGGTGGACCTCACCGTGAACCTGGCCAGGCCCGCCAGCTACGAGCAGATCAAGGCGGCGATGAAGGCCGCCAGCGAGGGGCCGATGGCCGGCATTCTCGGCTACACGGAAGACGAAGTGGTGAGTAACGACTTCCTCGGTGAGAGCTGCACCTCGGTGTTCGATGCCAAGGCCGGCATCGCCCTCACCGACACCTTCGTGAAGCTGGTGGCCTGGTATGACAACGAGTGGGGCTACAGCTGCAAGTGCATCGACCTGATCCGCCACATGGCCACGGTCAGCTGA
- a CDS encoding pentapeptide repeat-containing protein: MATPLRLRRTLAALLLPLLAPLLLLVGLVGPLAAPAAAAVDVAKQVLIGADYSGQDLRGATFNLTNLRDANLSGADLQGASLFGAKLQDADLSNTNLREATLDSAVFNGTNLSNAVLEDAFAFNTRFEGVTITGADFTNVPLRGDALKALCAVAEGTNPVTGRDTRATLGCG; the protein is encoded by the coding sequence ATGGCCACCCCCCTTCGGCTGCGGCGAACCCTGGCCGCCCTGCTGCTGCCGCTGCTGGCCCCCCTGCTGCTGCTGGTCGGGCTGGTGGGCCCGCTGGCCGCACCGGCAGCGGCGGCGGTGGACGTGGCCAAGCAGGTGCTGATCGGCGCCGACTACTCCGGCCAGGACCTGCGCGGCGCCACGTTCAACCTCACCAACCTGCGCGACGCCAACCTCTCCGGCGCCGACCTGCAGGGGGCCAGCCTGTTCGGCGCCAAGCTCCAGGACGCCGACCTGAGCAACACCAACCTGCGCGAGGCCACCCTGGATTCGGCGGTGTTCAACGGCACGAACCTCAGCAATGCGGTGCTGGAGGATGCCTTCGCCTTCAACACCCGCTTCGAGGGGGTGACGATCACGGGGGCCGACTTCACCAACGTGCCCCTGCGCGGCGATGCCCTCAAGGCGCTGTGCGCCGTGGCCGAGGGCACCAATCCGGTGACGGGCCGCGACACCCGCGCCACGCTGGGCTGCGGCTGA
- the rsmA gene encoding 16S rRNA (adenine(1518)-N(6)/adenine(1519)-N(6))-dimethyltransferase RsmA, whose translation MTFSAHRARKRFGQHWLVDQAVLERIVAAAAIEPGDTLLEIGPGRGALTARLLASPAAAVAAVELDRDLLQGLRQRFAAEPRFALVAGDALELPLPPAQKVVANIPYNITGPLLERLVGRLDRPVSPPYRRLVLLVQQEVGERIRCAPGSSAYSALSVRMQLLGRCSTVCPVPPRCFQPPPKVQSEVIAIDPLPEEQRLEPAVARRVEQLLRRCFAARRKMLRNTLAGLLPPEALAELAAAAGFSLEQRPQELPPAAWVALAAGLNRSAPAAPATDG comes from the coding sequence ATGACCTTCAGCGCCCACCGGGCCCGCAAGCGCTTCGGCCAGCACTGGCTGGTGGACCAGGCTGTGCTGGAGCGGATCGTGGCGGCGGCGGCGATCGAGCCTGGCGACACGCTGCTGGAGATCGGCCCGGGCCGCGGTGCCCTCACCGCGCGGCTGCTGGCCAGCCCAGCCGCCGCCGTGGCCGCGGTGGAGCTCGACCGCGACCTGCTCCAGGGCCTGCGGCAACGCTTCGCCGCCGAGCCCCGCTTTGCCCTGGTGGCCGGCGATGCCCTGGAGCTGCCGCTGCCGCCGGCCCAGAAGGTGGTGGCCAACATCCCCTACAACATCACCGGCCCGCTGCTGGAGCGGCTGGTGGGCCGGCTCGACCGGCCCGTCTCGCCCCCCTACCGCCGCCTGGTGCTGCTGGTGCAGCAGGAGGTGGGCGAACGGATCCGCTGCGCGCCCGGCAGCAGCGCCTATTCCGCCCTGAGCGTGCGCATGCAGCTGCTGGGCCGCTGCAGCACGGTGTGCCCGGTGCCGCCGCGCTGCTTCCAGCCGCCGCCGAAGGTGCAGTCGGAGGTGATCGCCATCGATCCCCTGCCCGAGGAGCAGCGGCTGGAGCCGGCAGTGGCGCGGCGCGTGGAGCAGCTGCTGCGCCGCTGCTTCGCCGCCCGCCGCAAGATGCTGCGCAACACCCTGGCCGGCCTGCTGCCGCCCGAGGCCCTCGCCGAGCTGGCCGCCGCAGCCGGGTTCAGCCTGGAGCAGCGGCCCCAGGAGCTGCCCCCGGCCGCCTGGGTGGCCCTGGCGGCGGGCTTGAATCGCAGCGCCCCCGCCGCCCCGGCCACCGATGGCTGA